One genomic region from bacterium encodes:
- a CDS encoding 50S ribosome-binding GTPase — protein sequence MNTQKFVAPTMKEAIARIKEELGEDALIIRSERVKVGGSLNRFRSEMIEVTAASAEEMKGEAQAGPEFAQTLERSLSRSSMPEPSPIADPRLGQISDEVRQLREDLSDLGRLLKYSQIEKMPRELVRLWKKMGESGVNGEWATDLAQEALLRLRPDELVSAVAVESHLIQKISGVVRQSSQPPPKLNRSYKIVAVGSPGAGKTTLVQKLASDPAAYGKRKVGLISLDTHRMAAIEQLKAFARIAGVPLEIVFQPAQLSDAAKRLSGSEVILVDTPGCTAADHGKLDLLDGFLRQLDCDEVHLVLNSSMRDEEMNYAGHRFRDVGITHLSFTHIDETLRQGYLLNVARVAERPIAWISRGQGFVGCIERFTPEHLRRWMTLDQAESKAESARETLSSVPVK from the coding sequence ATGAACACACAGAAGTTCGTGGCTCCCACGATGAAAGAGGCGATCGCCCGAATCAAGGAGGAACTGGGCGAGGATGCCCTCATCATCCGTTCCGAGAGGGTGAAAGTGGGTGGGTCGCTCAACCGGTTTCGATCGGAAATGATTGAAGTTACCGCGGCCAGTGCCGAGGAAATGAAGGGCGAAGCTCAGGCTGGCCCCGAATTTGCTCAAACCTTGGAACGGAGCTTATCTCGATCCTCGATGCCTGAACCGTCCCCAATAGCGGATCCCCGACTTGGCCAAATCTCCGATGAAGTCCGGCAGCTCAGGGAAGACCTGAGCGATTTGGGCAGGCTTCTTAAGTACAGCCAAATAGAGAAGATGCCTCGGGAGCTTGTCCGCCTGTGGAAGAAAATGGGGGAGTCGGGTGTCAATGGCGAATGGGCGACCGATTTGGCACAGGAAGCCTTGCTCCGGCTTCGGCCCGATGAACTCGTGTCCGCGGTAGCCGTTGAGAGCCATCTGATCCAGAAGATTTCCGGCGTCGTGCGACAGAGTTCCCAACCTCCTCCAAAGCTGAACCGAAGCTATAAGATTGTCGCGGTGGGATCTCCGGGAGCGGGGAAGACCACGCTGGTGCAGAAACTCGCGTCCGATCCGGCGGCCTATGGCAAGCGAAAAGTGGGGCTGATCTCGCTGGACACGCATCGGATGGCCGCCATCGAGCAACTGAAGGCTTTCGCACGCATCGCCGGGGTGCCGCTGGAGATCGTCTTTCAACCGGCGCAATTGTCTGACGCCGCCAAGCGTTTGTCGGGCTCGGAAGTGATTCTGGTGGACACGCCCGGCTGCACGGCCGCCGACCACGGCAAACTGGATCTTCTCGACGGCTTTCTGCGTCAGCTTGACTGCGATGAAGTCCACCTCGTTCTCAACTCGTCCATGCGCGACGAAGAAATGAACTATGCGGGGCATCGTTTCCGCGACGTCGGCATCACTCATCTCAGCTTTACGCACATAGATGAGACGCTGCGGCAGGGCTATCTGCTGAACGTAGCTCGAGTCGCCGAACGGCCGATCGCGTGGATCAGCCGGGGACAGGGATTCGTCGGCTGCATAGAAAGATTCACCCCGGAGCATCTCCGCCGCTGGATGACTCTCGATCAAGCGGAGAGCAAGGCTGAGTCGGCACGCGAAACACTATCATCGGTACCCGTTAAGTAA
- a CDS encoding FliA/WhiG family RNA polymerase sigma factor, producing MKAVTASSAGWEAYVQTRSPEIREQLLVQYLPLVRRVAGRMVGTMPRSVRLDDLVSAGVVGLLSSFDNFDPSLGIKFETFAMNRIRGAMVDSLRELDWVPRSVRQKVRQLERVVEALTQEFGRPPEDAEIAERLNVSLDEYLHMLDEVNVTTLLSLDDTFPSMLGDGTTLGDQATDLDALTSHDRLEEGELRDVLVHNLKRLPDQERLVVALYYYEELTFKEIGAILRLTESRVSQIHSKAILKLRAGVRQRMNR from the coding sequence ATGAAAGCCGTTACCGCATCCAGCGCAGGCTGGGAAGCCTACGTGCAAACGCGCAGCCCCGAGATCCGGGAACAACTGCTGGTGCAGTATCTCCCGCTGGTGCGGCGCGTGGCGGGCCGCATGGTGGGAACCATGCCCCGCAGCGTGCGGCTGGATGATCTGGTTTCGGCCGGCGTGGTGGGGCTGCTGTCGAGTTTCGACAACTTCGACCCGAGTCTGGGAATCAAGTTCGAGACCTTCGCGATGAACCGCATTCGCGGCGCAATGGTGGACAGCCTCCGCGAATTGGATTGGGTTCCCCGCTCCGTTCGCCAGAAAGTGCGTCAACTCGAACGAGTCGTCGAAGCGCTTACGCAGGAATTCGGCCGGCCCCCGGAAGATGCCGAGATCGCCGAACGCCTCAATGTATCGCTCGACGAGTATTTGCACATGCTCGACGAGGTCAACGTCACCACGTTGCTCTCGCTGGACGATACCTTCCCCAGCATGCTCGGTGACGGAACGACACTCGGCGATCAGGCCACCGACCTCGACGCGCTGACGAGTCATGACCGGCTCGAAGAAGGCGAATTGCGCGACGTGTTGGTGCACAACTTGAAACGACTTCCCGATCAGGAACGGCTGGTCGTCGCATTGTACTACTACGAAGAACTGACGTTCAAGGAAATTGGAGCGATTCTGCGGCTCACCGAATCGCGGGTATCGCAAATCCACAGCAAGGCCATCTTGAAGTTGAGAGCCGGAGTGCGTCAGCGGATGAACCGCTGA